The Mycolicibacterium parafortuitum nucleotide sequence CCGCCGGACAGGCTGGGAGACGTCGCCGAATTCTGTCGCGAGCTCGCCGATTCCGCGGCGATCGCGGTGACCCCGCGCACGGGTGCGCCCCCACCACCGGAACCCGACGACGACTATGTCGACGTCCATGTGGACGGGGTCGCGATGCGCTACACCCCCGCCGACGCGCACCCGGTGCTGCGCCGCTCGATCCCGGGGTGTGTGACCGGCCTCCGGTTGCGGGCGGTGCCCAGCGCAGCCGACGGCCTGGCCGTCCACGACGCGTTCTTCACCGACCTCTCGTCGATCGACAACGGGGCGTGGCTGCGCCGCGGCGTCGCGGATACCCAGGGGACCGTGGTGGCGCTGCTGGCAGCCGAGGAGGCCGCGGACGCAGCCCACACGCTCGGCGCGCTGACCGGTCGTCCGGCGCGCACGTTGAGCTCCGAACCCGAGGCGGCCGCCTGGGGCGCGCGCACCACGCCCGGCATTCCCGCGGATTCGGCAGTCTGCGATATCGGCGGCGGCACAGTCGATGTGATCGGCGCCGACGGCACGGTGGTCGCTGCCGGAGCGGGGGAGTCCATCACGGTCGCGGTCGCGCGGGTACTGGGCATCCCGCTCGCGCTGGCCGAGACCGTCAAGCGGAGCCCGGCGATCCGGGTGGAGGGGCCGCACGTCGCGCACGAGGAGGACGGGCGGCGCGTCTTCCTCGATGCCCCGGCGTCGTCGGATGCGATCGGCAGGCTGTGCACGCGCGGGAGCGCTGGGTTGGTGCCCTTCTCGAATCGGCTGGCGGCCGAGGAGTGGCGCAGCCTGCGGTTGGCGATCAAACAGGAGACGGTCGCGGCGAACATCGCCCGCTGCCTCGCCGCGTTCGAAACACCGCCCACGGCAATGGTTTTGGCCGGCGGAGGTGCGCTCGACGACGAGCTGATGCGGACCGTCGGCGAAGCGCTGCGCGGCATCCCGATCGTGGTGGGACGCGCCGATATCGACGGGGTGCACGGACCGCGGTTCGCGGTGGCGCGCGGGTTGGTCGCTATGTACGCACAGCGGTGAGCAGACCGTCGACCGCGTGCGCGATGTGTCCGCGCCAGGTGCCCGCGTCGATCCGGTGTACCGCCGAATCGCCCTGGAACGCACTGGAGATCACGTAGTCGGGGGTCAGCTCGGCGAGGGTGCGCAGACTTTCGGCGATCGTTTCGGCGTCGGCAGGCTGGTGGAATCCTGCGATGTAGCCGCCATGCCAGTGGCCGTTGGTGCCGCAGAACAGGGTGTCGCCGGTGAACAGGTACCGGCCGTCGGCGCCGTCGACCAGGTAGCAGACGCTGCCGGGGGAGTGGCCGGGTGTCGGGACGATCTCCACGCCGTTGTAGTCGACGTAGCGGCCGGTCACCGGCACGTCGACGCGCGCGTGCTTGCTGATGTCGGTCAGGTCGCCTTTGGGGGCGTGCAGTGTGGCGCCGAACCGCTCGGCGATCCGGGCCAGCATCGGACCCGCCTCGTCGCGGTGCGACAGGTACTGGTCGGCGACGCCGCCGAGGTCCGCGAGGTCGTCGAACTCCGCGTCGGTGGCGGGCGAGTAGAAGAGCACGTTCGACGGCCGCCACAGGTACGCGTGCGTCGTCAGGCCCGGAAACGGTGAGTCGGTGCGGGTTTCCCAGAGATCGGTGAGTACTTGTTTCATGGATCCAGGCTGCAACCTCAACAAATGTTCAGGTCAAGGCCTTCCGGCGAGCAGACACAAACTCGGGCGTGTCGGGTGGGACACGCCGGAGGTTGTGACTGCTCGCGGGAGAGGCTCGCGGAGGGAACTCAGGACAGACGGTGCCGCCGCTATGGCAAGGCTAGGTTTGCTGGCGGAGCACACCCATCCTCGTTACGGTGATGCCGTGGCAAGCCAGTCCCATCCTGCCGAGCCGCATCTGGGTTCAGTGGCATCCAAGCTGAACTGGTTGCGCGCCGGTGTACTCGGGGCGAACGACGGCATTGTGTCCACGGCGGGCATCGTCGTCGGCGTGGCCGCCGCGACCGCCGAGCGCGGCCCGATCCTGACTGCCGGAATTGCCGGCCTGGCTGCCGGAGCAGTTTCGATGGCCCTCGGAGAGTATGTGTCGGTCAGCACCCAGCGCGATACCGAGAAGGCGCTGCTCGGCAAGGAGCGGCAGGAGTTGCGTGACGACCCCGTCGCCGAACTGGAGGAACTGGTGGCGCTCTACGAGGCAAAGGGAATCTCCGCGGCCACCGCACGCACGGTCGCCGAAGAGCTTACCGAACACGACGCGTTCGCCGCGCACGCCGAGATCGAACTCGGTATCACCCCAGGCGAATTGACGAACCCTTGGCAGGCCGCGCTGTCTTCGGCGTTGTCCTTCACGGTGGGTGCGCTGCTGCCGCTAATCGCCATCCTCTTACCGCCGACGACCTGGCGCATCCCGGTGACCGTCGTCTCCGTGCTGATCGCCCTCGTCCTCACCGGTGCCGTGTCGGCCGGGCTGGGCGGGGCGCCGAAGCAACGCGCGGTCCTGCGCAATCTCATCGGTGGTGGACTCGCGTTGATGATCACCTACGGAATCGGACACGTCGTCGGCGCGGCGGTGGCCTGACGACTCAGCCCAGTTCGGCCAGCTGCTTCACGGCCGGGGCGGCGCTGTCGATCCACTTCGCCGGCGACCCGTCGTCGGGCATCACGATCGCGGTGTCGACGCCCAGCGCCGCGTAATCCGCCATGCTCCGGACGAAGTCGTCGCGGGTGGCCGGCACCGGCGACGGGCCGTGCACGGCGACGGTCTTGCGGATGGCGTCGTAGTCGCGCCCGAGCGCGTCACAGTGGCCCCGCAGCACGTCGAGCTTGTGGGCGACCTCGTCGGGCGTGGTCGCGAACAGATTGCACGCGTCGCCGTACTGCGCGACCAGTCGCAGTGTCTTGCGCTCTCCGCCGCCACCGATCAGCACCTTCGGTTTGTTGATCGGCTGGGGTGCGCACAGCGTCTCCCTGAGTTGGTAGTGCTTGCCGGTGAACGGTCCGTTGTTCGCCGGGTCCCACATCTGCTCACAGATCTGCAGCGCTTCCTCCAGGCGCTCGAAGCGTTCGGCGATCGGCGGGTAGGGCACGCCGAGACCGAGGTGCTCACGCTCGAACCACGCCGCGCCGATCCCCAGCGCCGCCCGTCCCTGCGAGAGCACGTCAAGTGTCGTCACGATCTTGGCCAACAGGCCCGGGTGGCGATACGTCACGCCGGTCACGAGCAGCCCGAGTTGCACGGTCGAGGTGTGTGCGGCCAGAAAGCCGAGGGTGGTGTAGCCCTCCAGCATGTTCGATTCCGCGGGACGGCCCGTCGGCTCGATCTGGAAGAAGTGGTCCATGAAGGACAGCCAGGTCACCCCCGCGTTCTCCGCGGCGGCGCCGACCCGGGCGAGTTCGGGCGCGATCGCGCCGGTGCCGCCGTCGATGTCGAAGATGGGCACGTGAATTCCGAGTTCCATGCCGGCTACAAGCCGCTCCCAGATGGCCGCAATTCCGGGTTGGCAGCAATTCAGACGTGCGGCGAAGAACCGCCAAGGCCGGCGACGATGTCGTCCAGGCTGAACCGCACGGGCTGATCAAGCTGCTCGTAGGTGCACGAGCGCGGATCCCGATCGGGCCGCCAGCGATTGAATTGCGCTGTGTGACGGAACCTTCGGCCTTCCATGTGGTCGTAGCGCACCTCGACGACCCGCTCGGGTCGCAACGGGACGAACGACAGATCCTTGCCGGCGTTCCACCTCGACCCGCCGCCGTAGCGGCGCACCACGTCCGGATCGACATGGGCGGCCCAGTTCCACGGATGGTCGTCGAACGTCGTCACCAGAGGCTGAAGCTCGGCGAACAGTTCCCGGCGGCGCGCCATCGGGAACGCCCCGATCACCCCGACCGACGCCAGCGAGCCGTCGGCGTCGTAGAGCCCCAGCAGCAGCGAACCGACCGCGTCGGCGCCGGATTTGTGCAGCCGGTAGCCCGCCACCACGCAGTCGGCCGTCCGCTGGTGCTTGATCTTGAACATCGTCCGCTTGTCCGGCAGATACAGTCCCTCGAGCGGCTTCGCGATCACGCCGTCGAGACCCGCGCCCTCGAACTCGTCGAACCACACCTCGGCGGTGCCGCGGTCCAGCGTCGCCGGCGTGACGTGGAACGTCGGTCCGGCGCCGGCCAGCGCGTCGACGAGTGCCGCGCGCCGCTGCGCGAACGGACGGGCGGTGAAATCGGAATCGCCGAGTGCCAGCAGATCGAAGGCGATGAACGACGCCGGTGTCCTGTCCGCCAGCATCGCGACCCGCGACGCAGCCGGGTGCAGCCGCAGCTGCAGGGCCTCGAAATCGAGCCGGCCGTCGGTGGCGATGACGATCTCGCCGTCGATGACGCAGCGCGGCGGCAGTTCTGCCCGTGCCGCGGCGACGAGTTCGGGGAAGTACCGGGTCATCGGCCGTTCGTTGCGGCTGCCGAGTTCCACCTCGTCGCCGTCGCGGAACACGATCGAACGGAACCCGTCCCACTTCGGCTCATAGGACGCACCCGTCGGAATCTCTCCCACCAATTTCGACAGCATCGGCGACACCGGCGGCATCACGGGCAGCTTCACCGCTTCATTGTGGACACACAGGTGGTGTCCGGGGTCACCCGCCGCGCGATCCGACGGTCACCTGCAACGTGACGCGTTGTCCGCCGCGCATCACCACCAGCGACTGCGGTGTCCCGGGTCGGCTGCGACGGAGCGCCCCGAGCAGATCCTCGACCGACTTCACCTGATCGTCGCCGAGGCCGACGATGACGTCGCCGGGGCGCACCCCCGCTGTAGACGCCGGGCTGTTGGGCTCGACTCCGCGCACGAGCGCGCCGCTGTCGACCGGGACGCCGAGTTCGCGCCGGATCGCCGGGGTCAGCCGGCTCGTCGAGACGCCGAGGAACGGATGTGTCGCGCGGCCGGTGCGCAGCAGCTGTTCGGTGACGTCGAGGACCGTCGAGGTCGGGATCGCGAAGCCGAGCGACACCGCGCCGGCTGTCGGCGGAATGTAGGCCTCGTTGACCCCGACGACCCGTCCGTCCGCGTCGAGCAGCGCGCCGCCGGAGTTGCCGGGTGAGATGGACGCGTCGGTCTGGATGAGGTCCACCAGGGACGCGCTCTCCAGGGCCGAGTCCGGAATGTTGCGGTTGAGCCCGGAGATGATGCCCAGCGTCGCGGTGTTCTCGAACCCGAGTGGGCTCCCGATGGCGATGGCGATGTCTCCCGGGCGAGGCAACTCGCTGCGGTACTCGGGCACTGGCAGGTTGCCACGCTCGGAGCGAACCACGGCCAGATCGGTCACCTCGTCGGTGGCCAGCACCTGCCCGGTGACGCTGGCGCCATCGGCGAACCCGATCGTGACCTGCCGGGAGCTCCCGACGACGTGGGCGTTGGTGACGATGATGTCGGGACGGAGCACCACCCCGCTGCCGACGCCGCCATCGATCTGGATGGTGACCACGCTGGGGCTGACCTGCTCCACCACGTCGGCGAAGCCGGGTGCGATCGGGTTGTCAGGCGGTGCCGCACCCGGAGGCGGGGCACTCGTGGGTGCGGCCTCCGTGGACGACGCGCCCTCCGGTTTCGCCGCCGACGTCTGAGCATCCTGGGGGGCGGGTGCGCCGCACGACGTCAACAACAGCACTGCCGCTCCCATTGCGGCCATCGGTGCCCGAGTCACCCAGACAAATTACCCGGCACCGGGGCGCGCCAAGCGTGTCGGCCGATCTGACTATCACAGCGCCCAATACCGCGTACTATACACTCGTACAGCGCCCGGGCACGGAGAAACGTGAGGTGGCAGTGACGCGCTACGACTACATCATCGCCGGGGCCGGCTCGGCCGGATGTGTGCTGGCCAACCGCCTGTCCGCGGACCCCAGGAACAGCGTGCTGCTGCTGGAGGCCGGCGGCGGCGACCGCAACCTGTGGCTGCACATTCCCAAGGGGGCCGGGAAGCTGTTCGAGAGCGAACGGCACATGTGGCACTACGAGACCACACCGTTCGGCCCGAAGCCCCATGTCGAACAGTGGATGCGCGGCAAGGTCCTCGGCGGGTCCAGCGCGATCAACGGCATGATCTACAACCGCGGCCAGCGCGCGGACTACGACGGCCTGGAGCAGCTGGGCAACAAGGGCTGGGGCTGGGACGACATCCTGCCGATCTTCAAGGCCTTCGAGAACCACGAGTTCGGCGCGTCGGCCACCCGCGGGTCCGGTGGTCCGTTGCACATCTCGGTGCCGCGCGACCCCGACCCGCTGTGCGAGGAGATGATCGACGCCGCGGCGGCCGCCGGCATCTCGCGGGTGCGTGACATCAACGAGTCCGATGACGAGCGAATCGGATACGCGACGTCGACGATCCGCGGCGGCCTGCGCGTCAGCGCGGCGACGGCGTTCCTGAAGCCCGCGCTGAACCGGCCGAACCTGACGGTGCGCACGGGTGCGTTGGTCCGGCGCGTGCTGTTCGAGGGTGGAAGAGCCGTCGGTGTCGAGGTCGGCGCCGGAAGCGGCGTCGAGCAGCTGCACGCTCGGGAGGTGGTGCTGTCGCTGGGCAGCCTGAACACCCCGAAAGTGTTGCAGCTCTCCGGTATCGGACCGCGCGACGTGCTGACCGCTGCCGGGGTCCCGGTGTTCGCCGACCGCGACAACGTCGGCAGGCGGATGCGGGAGCACCGCTGTGCCACTCTGCGCTTCCGGCTCAAGGAGGACCTGGGTTACAACAAACTGCTCGCGACCAGCCTCGGTCAGGCGATCACCGGCGTGAAGTATCTGGCCACCCGCAAGGGTCCGCTGGCCGCACCGTCGTTCGACATCGTGGGCTTCGTCAAGGACCGCCCCGACGACGAGCGGCCCTATGGCCAGGTGATGATGGGTCCGTGGACACTGCCGCCGTACAACACCGGCGAGCCGGTGGTCATCGAGCGTGAGCCCGGAATCTCCTGCCTCGGAATGGTTCTGCGCCCCACCTCGCAGGGATCGGTCGAGATCACGTCGGCCGATCCCGCGGGTGCGTTGCGGATCGACGCGAACTATCTGACCTCCGAGCACGACCGCACCGCGACGGCGAACCTGTTGCGCCGGATGCGGTCGATCTTCGAGCAGTCCCCGATCGCCGAGCGGATCCGCCACGAGACGTATCCCGGCCCCCGGGTGGACAGCGACGAGGAGCTGGTCGATGCCGCCCTCGACGGCGGGTACTGCGGCTATCACGCGGTGGGTACCTGCGCGATGGGGCCGAACGACGACGACGTGGTGGACAGCCAACTGCGGGTGCGGGGTGTCGAGCGGTTGCGGGTGGTGGACTGCTCGGTGCTTCCGACGATGGTGGCCGGGAATCTGAACGGCCCGATCATGGCGATGTCCTGGCGCGCTGCGGATTTCATGCTGAACGGACGCTGAAGCTACATCACGGCGAAGCCGGCGTCGACGGGTAGCGCGGTGCCGGTGATGTATCGGGCGCCGTCACTGACCAGATATAGCACCGCGGCGCTCACATCGCTGGGTTCGACGAACGGCACCGGCAGAAGGTTGCCCGACATCGCGCTACCCTCGGGGTTCGCCGCGAAAACCTCGGCCATGTGCTCGTTGAAGATCATCGGCGTCGCCACTCCGGTCGGATGGATCGAGTTGACCCGGATATTGTGCGGGGCATACGCGTTGGCGGCCGACCGCATCAAGCCGACGACACCGTGTTTGGCGGCGGCATAGGCGAAGGTCGCCGCGCTGCCGTCGCCGCCGCGGCCGACCAGGCCCTGCATCGAACTGATCAGCACCATGGACCCTCCGGTGCCGCGCCGGATCATCGACGGCGCCGTTGCGGCGATGGTGTGCCAGACCCCGAGCAGGTTCACATCGACGATGTCGCGGTACAGCTGATCGTCGGTGGGGTCCGGGCGTCCGATCGCCACCACTCCGGCGTTGGCGATGACGATGTCCACGTCACCGAATCGGGCGATGCCGCGATCGATCCCGGCCTGCAGAGCGTTCAGGTCACGCACGTCGGCGACCACGGTCTCGACGTCGGCGCCGGCCTCATGCACGAGTTTCGCGGTTTCGTCGAGATCCGCGGTGGTCGCCAGCGGGTACGGAACCGACTCGATATCGGCGCACCGGTCCACGGCGATGATGTCGATGCCCTGTTCGGCCAGTGTCACCGCGTGGCTACGGCCCTGCCCCCTTGCGGCGCCGGTGATCACCGCGACCCTGCGTTGTGCGTTCATCTCAACCCTTCGGATCTGTTGGTCCGAGCATAGAGCGTGTGCTATACATTCGTACAGCGGGCGTGAGGAGATGCGGTGAGTCGTGTAGCGGTGGTGACCGGCGGGGCGTCGGGACTGGGCGAGGCGATCTGCGCCGGCCTGGCCGCGCAAGGCCACCGGATCGCCGTCCTGGACCTCGACGCGGGCGCAGCGGACAAGGTCGCCGCCGACCTGCGAGGCCACGGTGCGCAGGCCATCGGAGTCGCGGTGGACGTCGCCGACGAGGCCGCGGTCGATCGCGCATTCAGCATGGTGCGAACCGAATTCGGGCCGACCGAGATCCTCGTGACCAGCGCCGCGATGGGTGGGTTCACCCGACTCGACAAGATCACCCTCGACGAGTGGAACCGCTATCTCGCGGTCAATCTCACCGGGACCTTCCTGACCCTGCGCGCCGCCCTGTCGGACATGGTCGCGGCGGGATGGGGCCGGATCGTGACGATCTCTTCGGCGGCGGGCCAGCAAGGCGGACCGCGGCAGGCGCACTATTCGGCCACCAAGGGCGGGGTGATCGCCCTGACGAAGACCGTCGCGCGGGATCATGCGAAGTACGGCATCACCGCGAACTCGGTGCCGCCGTTCGCGATCGAGACGCCGATGCTGCGCCGGCAGCAGGCTGAGGGCAAACTCCCGCCGGACGAGTATCTGACCCAGGCGATCCCGGCCGGCCGGGTCGGCGCACCCGAGGACGTCGCCGCCGTGTGTGCGTTCCTGTGCTCGGAGGCGGCCGGATATGTGACGGGTCAAGTCATCGGCGTCAACGGC carries:
- a CDS encoding diol dehydratase reactivase ATPase-like domain-containing protein yields the protein MTAARTVAGIDIGNHTTEIVLARVRDGAVSTMAHGQAPTRGRKGSAESLQGAAALLHKVEVDTGCRADELLLSALRPVDTATAPIPPAYSPSAPVRSLRRPDASTPAGAGHGVGAHVRLADLLSDVFDGPVVVSVDDSTDFEVAAREINAAVARGWRVCGVLAAQDDAVLISNRITVDVPVVDEVDLTGLEPGVLVAVEVVEQGRSYRAMADPIALSSALRLPPDRLGDVAEFCRELADSAAIAVTPRTGAPPPPEPDDDYVDVHVDGVAMRYTPADAHPVLRRSIPGCVTGLRLRAVPSAADGLAVHDAFFTDLSSIDNGAWLRRGVADTQGTVVALLAAEEAADAAHTLGALTGRPARTLSSEPEAAAWGARTTPGIPADSAVCDIGGGTVDVIGADGTVVAAGAGESITVAVARVLGIPLALAETVKRSPAIRVEGPHVAHEEDGRRVFLDAPASSDAIGRLCTRGSAGLVPFSNRLAAEEWRSLRLAIKQETVAANIARCLAAFETPPTAMVLAGGGALDDELMRTVGEALRGIPIVVGRADIDGVHGPRFAVARGLVAMYAQR
- a CDS encoding LLM class F420-dependent oxidoreductase, whose protein sequence is MELGIHVPIFDIDGGTGAIAPELARVGAAAENAGVTWLSFMDHFFQIEPTGRPAESNMLEGYTTLGFLAAHTSTVQLGLLVTGVTYRHPGLLAKIVTTLDVLSQGRAALGIGAAWFEREHLGLGVPYPPIAERFERLEEALQICEQMWDPANNGPFTGKHYQLRETLCAPQPINKPKVLIGGGGERKTLRLVAQYGDACNLFATTPDEVAHKLDVLRGHCDALGRDYDAIRKTVAVHGPSPVPATRDDFVRSMADYAALGVDTAIVMPDDGSPAKWIDSAAPAVKQLAELG
- a CDS encoding MBL fold metallo-hydrolase, with translation MKQVLTDLWETRTDSPFPGLTTHAYLWRPSNVLFYSPATDAEFDDLADLGGVADQYLSHRDEAGPMLARIAERFGATLHAPKGDLTDISKHARVDVPVTGRYVDYNGVEIVPTPGHSPGSVCYLVDGADGRYLFTGDTLFCGTNGHWHGGYIAGFHQPADAETIAESLRTLAELTPDYVISSAFQGDSAVHRIDAGTWRGHIAHAVDGLLTAVRT
- a CDS encoding mycofactocin-coupled SDR family oxidoreductase; its protein translation is MNAQRRVAVITGAARGQGRSHAVTLAEQGIDIIAVDRCADIESVPYPLATTADLDETAKLVHEAGADVETVVADVRDLNALQAGIDRGIARFGDVDIVIANAGVVAIGRPDPTDDQLYRDIVDVNLLGVWHTIAATAPSMIRRGTGGSMVLISSMQGLVGRGGDGSAATFAYAAAKHGVVGLMRSAANAYAPHNIRVNSIHPTGVATPMIFNEHMAEVFAANPEGSAMSGNLLPVPFVEPSDVSAAVLYLVSDGARYITGTALPVDAGFAVM
- a CDS encoding GMC family oxidoreductase; protein product: MTRYDYIIAGAGSAGCVLANRLSADPRNSVLLLEAGGGDRNLWLHIPKGAGKLFESERHMWHYETTPFGPKPHVEQWMRGKVLGGSSAINGMIYNRGQRADYDGLEQLGNKGWGWDDILPIFKAFENHEFGASATRGSGGPLHISVPRDPDPLCEEMIDAAAAAGISRVRDINESDDERIGYATSTIRGGLRVSAATAFLKPALNRPNLTVRTGALVRRVLFEGGRAVGVEVGAGSGVEQLHAREVVLSLGSLNTPKVLQLSGIGPRDVLTAAGVPVFADRDNVGRRMREHRCATLRFRLKEDLGYNKLLATSLGQAITGVKYLATRKGPLAAPSFDIVGFVKDRPDDERPYGQVMMGPWTLPPYNTGEPVVIEREPGISCLGMVLRPTSQGSVEITSADPAGALRIDANYLTSEHDRTATANLLRRMRSIFEQSPIAERIRHETYPGPRVDSDEELVDAALDGGYCGYHAVGTCAMGPNDDDVVDSQLRVRGVERLRVVDCSVLPTMVAGNLNGPIMAMSWRAADFMLNGR
- a CDS encoding S1C family serine protease, which translates into the protein MTRAPMAAMGAAVLLLTSCGAPAPQDAQTSAAKPEGASSTEAAPTSAPPPGAAPPDNPIAPGFADVVEQVSPSVVTIQIDGGVGSGVVLRPDIIVTNAHVVGSSRQVTIGFADGASVTGQVLATDEVTDLAVVRSERGNLPVPEYRSELPRPGDIAIAIGSPLGFENTATLGIISGLNRNIPDSALESASLVDLIQTDASISPGNSGGALLDADGRVVGVNEAYIPPTAGAVSLGFAIPTSTVLDVTEQLLRTGRATHPFLGVSTSRLTPAIRRELGVPVDSGALVRGVEPNSPASTAGVRPGDVIVGLGDDQVKSVEDLLGALRRSRPGTPQSLVVMRGGQRVTLQVTVGSRGG
- a CDS encoding ATP-dependent DNA ligase, encoding MKLPVMPPVSPMLSKLVGEIPTGASYEPKWDGFRSIVFRDGDEVELGSRNERPMTRYFPELVAAARAELPPRCVIDGEIVIATDGRLDFEALQLRLHPAASRVAMLADRTPASFIAFDLLALGDSDFTARPFAQRRAALVDALAGAGPTFHVTPATLDRGTAEVWFDEFEGAGLDGVIAKPLEGLYLPDKRTMFKIKHQRTADCVVAGYRLHKSGADAVGSLLLGLYDADGSLASVGVIGAFPMARRRELFAELQPLVTTFDDHPWNWAAHVDPDVVRRYGGGSRWNAGKDLSFVPLRPERVVEVRYDHMEGRRFRHTAQFNRWRPDRDPRSCTYEQLDQPVRFSLDDIVAGLGGSSPHV
- a CDS encoding VIT1/CCC1 transporter family protein, translated to MASQSHPAEPHLGSVASKLNWLRAGVLGANDGIVSTAGIVVGVAAATAERGPILTAGIAGLAAGAVSMALGEYVSVSTQRDTEKALLGKERQELRDDPVAELEELVALYEAKGISAATARTVAEELTEHDAFAAHAEIELGITPGELTNPWQAALSSALSFTVGALLPLIAILLPPTTWRIPVTVVSVLIALVLTGAVSAGLGGAPKQRAVLRNLIGGGLALMITYGIGHVVGAAVA
- a CDS encoding SDR family NAD(P)-dependent oxidoreductase — protein: MSRVAVVTGGASGLGEAICAGLAAQGHRIAVLDLDAGAADKVAADLRGHGAQAIGVAVDVADEAAVDRAFSMVRTEFGPTEILVTSAAMGGFTRLDKITLDEWNRYLAVNLTGTFLTLRAALSDMVAAGWGRIVTISSAAGQQGGPRQAHYSATKGGVIALTKTVARDHAKYGITANSVPPFAIETPMLRRQQAEGKLPPDEYLTQAIPAGRVGAPEDVAAVCAFLCSEAAGYVTGQVIGVNGGAVV